In Setaria viridis chromosome 5, Setaria_viridis_v4.0, whole genome shotgun sequence, the genomic stretch TGTCATACGTACTTATATATGTGTGATGGTGAAACTAAACTAACATGTGCATGATTAAACATCTCGTGCCGTCACATTTCGcatggatgctgctgctgctgcatgatTTAGTTAATTTTACTCATGGTGTGTGTGCAGAAGTACCGGTCGCACAGAAAGCACCTGATGGCtcgggaggcggaggccgccacCTGGGCGCAGAAGCGGCAGCTgtacgcggcggcgccggtggcgaggaaggtGGAGGCGGCAGCTGCTGCAGGGCCGCCGTGGGTGGTGCCGACCATCgggttcccgccgccgccgccgccggccatggctcctcctcctccgcccttcTGCCGGCCGCTGCACGTGTGGGGCCACCCTcccacggcggcggtggaggctccGGCGACGATGCTGCCGGTGTGGCCGCGGCACctggcgccgccccggccgtgGGTGGACCCGGGCTACTGGCACCAGCAGTACAACGTGCGTGCTCGTCCTGCCTTGCATGCTGTTGCTATAGTGGTGCATGCATGTGACTCGCTCGCTCCAGCTCCTTTTGGTTTACAATTTGGCAGCTTGCGTTCTCAGCTTTGGCTGCAATGCAATCGGTAGCATATATATGGATCGGAGTAGTAATTATATATATTGACTGACTGGTGATTATTTACCATGCATCGTCTAATAATCTGCAGGCGGGCAGGACGAAGTGGGCTCCGCCGCAGGCAGCAGTGACGCAAGGGACGCCGTGCGTGCCTCCTCCGCCCGCCATGGTCCAGCTGCCCAGGTTTCCGCACCCCATGTACAGCAGACCACCCGTGATggtgcctccgccgccgcccccgccgacgACGACAACTACAAAGCTCGCCGAGTTGCAGCTTCAGCTCGACGCGCACCCGGTATGTGCTAGCTGCATATATTAGTAGTTTTAATTGCATATATGTGTATGTATAATATTAATTATGATCTATCCATCGACTACTTGGAATGGAATTAATAGTCCAAGGAGAGCATCGACGCAGCCATTGGAGACGTTTTAGTGAAGCcatggctgccgctgccgctgggtCTCAAGCCGCCCTCCCTCGACAGCGTCATGTCCGAGCTGCACAAGCAAGGCATACCCAAGATCCCACCGGCGTCCTCCACCGGCTGATCCATCGATGATGATGTGGCAACTACGTACTCGCCGACATGTACAATAATAAACTAGTGGCTAGCTAGTGTAGCAGCAATGGatatgattggcttgatgagccTGTCAATCTACGTCGTTATTGACTAGTTTTTGCTCTCAGCTAATAATACATGCACACTACCTGTCTACTAGTGATCTACtagctgctagctagctaggcctATTTGAGAGTTGAGAGCTTCTTGCGTATGTAATGTATTCTACTCGGCCGGAACGGGACTGATGAAACTATGTGATCCGTGCATGTGTAATAAATAAACGGAATTATTTATTGCAATGCATGCAAGAGGAACATCCGACGAGTGAGTGTAGTGCTACTAATATATGACCTGGAAAGAAAGATACTAACTAATGAAAGCCTAGCTTGGACGACAGACTGCTGCTGGACATGCTCTCATGGAGGCATGGTCCCAACCAACGACTTCATCCGGCAGTGCGCCCTTCATAAAGTCACGCTGCCTTCCCTCAGAATAAAAGAATGTTACAGTTATACTACAGTGGTAAAAACCGCTGGCtccatattatatatatatagaaagaTTTGTAATTTCAAAACAAAATCGATACAGCACATGCACGTAGGCGGGGAAAAACTTCAGCTACCGGTCCCAAATCTCAACGCCCGCATACATTCTCAACATGTCCTCAACAAACTCCACGACAACTTGACGTTTCGAGCCCAACCAACAGGAACAACAAGGCCCTGTGCAAACCCTACTACCCCTACTCAACTTCTTTGATGATCCTTCGCTTCCTGAAGGGCTGCACGGGCATGCTCCCTGGAGCGCTGTGCTTTCGCCTTCTCTCCTCTTTCCGGTTCTCGGCTTCAATCATCGTACGCCGCATGTTGGCTGCCTTGTAGATTGGCTTCGGTAGGTGTCGATGCCTGCAATAACAAATCAATGGTGCAACCATTAAGCAACCTAATGGTAAGAGACACTAGAAGCTCATCAACTACTAATGGCAAGAGACTCCATCAAGTATTTCCCCATGCATGCCAAAAAGAAGGCAATAGTAGCTTACCGCACAATCCGCTTCACTTCTGGGAGGTGCTTGTACCTCTCCTTCACAGCATCCAGGTATTCTTGTTTTTTGCGCTCCCGTGGAAGAAGCTGCACAAGAGATTTATTCACAATCACATACAGGACTCGACAGCGATTCGTTAATGAACTCCCCTAGAGAGTAGAGATTATGCACAACCTATGATATTTTTTGCCCACAAACTAAAAAATCACAAGTTACCAAAGGTAACTAGTGCAAACATATATAGGTGTCCATAAGCTAATAAAAGAGAAAGTGAGCAAATGCGGAAACAAGCAGTGCAACCACTAACAAGAACAAGGCACAATCATGCCCCTCATCAGTTTCAATCATACATGTCTTTGACCTCACAAGCTAAGCTACACAAATGATTCCAAAACAGAATCCCTCACTGAAGGAGACTGAAGAAAAGAGCATTGCTTTGCTTCCACAATCCACATACATGTTCTCACTAGGAGTTCCTGAAGCAAGCTGCCACCTAATGCACACAAGACCAAAACTATTCTGGACCCAAAATGCGCAGGCACCAAATAGCTAATGCAGCAGTTTTCAAGCAAGCAGGTAATTTCCAATATTGAAATCAACTGACccccaaaaacaaaaaaaagttagaCCAAACATGGTCAGGGGACGCCACTGAGCTGACTCACCATGTAATCCCACTTAGCTGCTGGTTCACTTCTCTATGCATGGACCgtgtcattaatggtaaaggaAAATAACTATATGATGGGTCAAATGGTCTGTACAATTCATCCACTCGGATCCTTATTGAAAAATACATATTAAAGAGCATCTACATTCATAATCCAGGTGCCATGTGAACTTGCCAGAAAAGCTACCACCGGAACTCGGCAAGGACTCTGAATAACAGCAGGCAACAAACAAGCCCAAACACACAGCAACTTGCAAGCAGTGAGTGGCATTAGAAAACTTACAACTCCGAGTTGTTCCGAAGCTTTGGACTTCCACAGCCGAAGATTTGTATCATCACTGCCAGAGACTAGATAGGTCCCGTCATAGGTGTACTTCACACAAAACACCCTTCAAAGTTGTATGGTAAATCGATTAGAAACTTACAATAACATTTGTGGTAAATACCAAGAGATATCTTTCAGAAAAAAGATGCATAGAATGTAAAAATCAAGAATTCATTAGTACTGAACTAGTTTCCGAAACCATACAGAAATCAAATTCAGTACAAGTATGCCCCACGCCCCATTTGGAGACCTATATCAACATAGGCGGACCTCCCAACCGATCCACTCAATATAACAGCATAGAGATTTTGAGGGCAACATAAATAGGCAGTAATTGGTCTCAAAGAAAAAAGATAGAGGCTATAAGTTAGGCATAAAATCCCACTCTGGACTCTGGTCTAAAAGATGAGAGCACCAACAATAACTAAAGGGGAAAAAATGAAAACTGCAAAAGTGGTGTAGTAGAAGAACCTTTGCATCCTCTTGGTGTGGTAAATCTCTCTGCTATGATCACCAAGATAATTAAAAATCCTTACCTGCAAAAGTATTATATATATGTCAACTAGTAGAAATCACAAATACATACTCAAGAGTATGAAAACATTGCAAGATCTTTAGGGGTTAACATACTGTTCTATCATAGGAACCAGTAACAAATTCACGCCCTGTCGGTGAGTAGTCAATATCCATCCTGAAAACCCAAATCCATGTAAGATGACCCCACAAATTAAAAGAAGAAACTAAACAGGCATGCTATGAATTTGACAAGTACAGATCAACTACACAAAATAATATCTTCTGTGCTTATGAGGAGCACAACAAGTGTGTCT encodes the following:
- the LOC117855601 gene encoding probable transcription factor GLK2 isoform X2, whose protein sequence is MLEVSSLRSPSKAADQRGFVGDHVGFPTSAGTDDFMVDDNLLDYIDFSSCCDMPFFDADGDILPDLEVDPTESLLAEFSSPETSPAAADGGGGAEAKPPDEKQEQVAAKTAAAEETKADDDEKTAAGGVVVTRKRNGDEVTTTEEDSAGAGAGSDTKSSAAAGGHSKKKASAGKDSNGKRKVDWTPELHRRFVQAVEQLGIDKAVPSRILEIMGIEGLTRHNIASHLQKYRSHRKHLMAREAEAATWAQKRQLYAAAPVARKVEAAAAAGPPWVVPTIGFPPPPPPAMAPPPPPFCRPLHVWGHPPTAAVEAPATMLPVWPRHLAPPRPWVDPGYWHQQYNAGRTKWAPPQAAVTQGTPCVPPPPAMVQLPRFPHPMYSRPPVMVPPPPPPPTTTTTKLAELQLQLDAHPSKESIDAAIGDVLVKPWLPLPLGLKPPSLDSVMSELHKQGIPKIPPASSTG
- the LOC117855601 gene encoding probable transcription factor GLK2 isoform X1: MLEVSSLRSPSKAADQRGFVGDHVGFPTSAGTDDFMVDDNLLDYIDFSSCCDMPFFDADGDILPDLEVDPTESLLAEFSSPETSPAAADGGGGAEAKPPDEKQEQVAAKTAAAEETKADDDEKTAAGGVVVTRKRNGDEVTTTEEDSAGAGAGSDTKSSAAAGGHSKKKASAGKDSNGKRKVKVDWTPELHRRFVQAVEQLGIDKAVPSRILEIMGIEGLTRHNIASHLQKYRSHRKHLMAREAEAATWAQKRQLYAAAPVARKVEAAAAAGPPWVVPTIGFPPPPPPAMAPPPPPFCRPLHVWGHPPTAAVEAPATMLPVWPRHLAPPRPWVDPGYWHQQYNAGRTKWAPPQAAVTQGTPCVPPPPAMVQLPRFPHPMYSRPPVMVPPPPPPPTTTTTKLAELQLQLDAHPSKESIDAAIGDVLVKPWLPLPLGLKPPSLDSVMSELHKQGIPKIPPASSTG